The genomic region GAGCTGCATTTGAAACCTTAAAGAACATTTCTCTCATCTCATTTCTCTCCTCAtcttctctttcctcctcctccaccctcgCAGTTGGAGAGTAACTTAGCTGATGCCAAGAGGCAGTTGCAGGATGAGATGCTGAGGAGAGTGGATGCAGAGAACCGCCTGCAGACCGTGAAGGAGGAACTGGAGTTCCAGAAGAACATCTACAACGAGGTTCCCACTCTTCACCTTAACCCTTCTATATTTATTCATCTGTCCTACTTTTCATCTTTTCCACAGGATATTGATTTGCTTCCAACCATCAGCTTGTATGTTTTGCATTCCTGATGCAGATCTGTGTCACAGACgcacatttttctttattttattttaagtttattttcaCAGAAATGATAAGAGTAGGCTACATGTAAATTTAATACTTATAGCCATAATTAAGTCACATGTTTCACATTGTTCTAGTCATAGTTATTTCCTGACCAAATTCTTCCAacagatgtgtgttttccaaatgtaaacataatGATTAGGAGTTGCTAAAAGGTCACCAGGGACCACTTCTGAACAAGCAATTACTGCACAGTGACTGACTAATCAATGCAATTAAGTTCATTGAGCATAGCATATTTCTACAGGTGGAgtctttttttaatagtttgtagtgcctaaaagaaaataaaccaaacatcAAGACAAATTACTCTTTTTCTAgtttaataaagtaataaaagaaTTGACAAAGTCAATTCAGCTTCTAATGAGCACAAGTCCAAATTAGACTAGTCATGAGGCAAAGGAAAATACAGGAAACTAAAAGTAAGCGCTATTGAGTCTGATAACAACTTGTCTGTCTGTAGGAGCTGCGTGAGTCTAAGCGTCGGTACGAGTCTAACGTCGTGGAGATCGACAGCGGGTGTCAGCGGGAATTTGAGAGCAAGCTGTCGGAGGCCCTGGCTGAAATGAGAGCCCAACACGAGGAACAGGTCCGCCTCTACAAGGAGGAGATTGAGAAGACCTACAACTCTAAGGTATGTCTGGATGCTGCAGGAGGCACACTGCTGACACCTAGAGTCAAGAAGAGACTCTTTCTTTAATTTGGTGCGGTTTCGTTTGGGTTGGTGTGAACACGGGACTCAAACTCGGGTGTGGACCAAACAACTGCTCTCTGGTCTACCTCGAAGAGGTGGTCTCTGACCGCCATCAAGTGAACTCTGGAGCGGTTCATTTCTGGTGTGAACACCATTCGAACCAATCACGTGAAGCTACCATTGTatatgtcatttaaaatagtacatatttattattgctgcACTATTAAATGTCTTATAGCTATTTATATTATTTCGTATttatcagaaaacattttattatcaagTAGTTAATACTTTGCCTTTGTGTTTGGTACATACAATAAACATATTAAGGGTATATAAACAGAAAGGCACTGAATGACATTTCCACCACATGGCTTATGTTTACAATTTCTGGATTGTTTGAGTTTTGCCTTTGTGAATGCAAACCCGACAAATTTAAACAATGTATCATCCTCGCATTGGTTCGATTCAGGAGCCATACCTTTTTAGATGTGAACACGAACTTAATTATAGTTCAGCTTAGTATCtagttgtttttcatttgcaaAAATCTTTAATAAGCTACAAATAGTCTCACATCCACACAATTTATTGAACATAAATAACCACTGTCTTGTGGGAATGTGGATAAACAGCAGTTTCTTCCAGTGGAATTTTCTTGTAAATGAAACCTTAGCTAAAGTGTTCTTTGTTTTACCAGACCCCTTTGTATAGTCAATTGTGAGAATTACTGTTTCTAAATTagttaatttattatttattaatttattaataacaaGCTAAGAGTTATTTCTATTGTGGTGTTTGATCTTCAAATAAGTTAAAGATGTAATTCATGATAATGATGATGTCACCTGAAATATAGTAAACAGCATGTATTTCGAACAGCACTTAACCACTGCTGATAGCTGACTGtaccatctctctgtctgtcagttgGAGAATGCCCGTCATTCAGCTGAAAGGAACAGCCACATGGCGGGAGCTGCCCATGAAGAGCTGCAGCAGAGCCGTGTTCGAATAGAGAGCATGTCAAGCCAGCTCGGCCTGCTGCAGAAACAGGTActcacactcatacactggtTTGTTGATTATCTGTGCGGGTTTTTACTGGCCAAACTGTGCGGAGGACTGATATTGTCATGAATGctccaaaacacagactataACTGTTCACCACCAAGCACCAgtgatacattttacattaagcTTTACCTGATGTGTCAAGCAGTAGTGTACAGACTGCTTAATTGGCCACTAATTGACTGATCTTTGTATGCGTGTTCTCCCTAAATCAGCTGTCGGCAAGTGAGGCCAAGGTGCGTGAACTGGAGGAGTCTCTGTCAAGAGAGCGGGACATGATGCGCCGGCGTCTGGAGGATAAAGAGCGGGAGATGGCTGACATCCGAGCTCGGATGTTGCAGCAACTCGAGGAGTACCAGGAGCTGCTGGACATCAAACTGGCCCTGGACATGGAGATTAATGCTTACAGGAAGCtgctggagggagaggaggagaggtgagATTGTCGATTGTAAAACAGAGCTAGACCAATGAAAAACATAGCCACCTTGAGGCAAATTGATGGTTTACATGTTGTTACTAGAAGGGACGAATCCCTCACAAGTCAGAATACAAACCGTTATTATTCACTCTGACTTTTCTAATCACACAGATCAGCTGAAATTAGCAAAAAGTGTAGGAAATAACCACTTACAATCACTAAAACCCTACAATATAAAATCGTAATATTACAGTATGCCGTGATATTGTAGATATTGTAACTTTGTTGCAACAGTTAGGGGAAGCTATTAAAGTAGCAGATTATTACCCACAGTTTTGGAATGAGATGTTCACAATCACACACAGGTGTACTGTTCAGGTGTCCACATATTTTTGGACATGGTTCTACTTGTGGATAATACACACACCTTTgttgtgggagacctgggttcatttctcactgcgacacatccaccaaagtgtctctgagcaagaaacttaacccccagttgctccagaggcgtgtgacctctgacaattagcaattgtaagtggttttggataaaagctaaaattaataaatgtaaatgtactgtattttctctgagaaaatcttgttttatgcCACAAATGTCTGCTTAAATGGTGAGGCTCAAGTTATATGTGCTTATTTGCTGTCCGTGCTGCTGTTATATGCAACTCTGTTATGAACTATAACAGGGGCTTTAGACGCTTTTTCTCATATTTTTAAAACCTAAAGATATATTTGTCTTCACCAcattcataaatatataaataattagcTTTCTCTCTACCTGCGCAGCATTTGTCAAGCTATTAgcaattcattttcatttatttaaccttttatAAAACACCACAGTGAggaacaaaaatataaacaaattaaCAGGAACAGACAGAGTTGTTTTTAATATCACAGAAAACAAGGTATAGGCTCAATGAAAGCACTCACAGTGAGGCAGATAGTTGTTGTTATAAATAGTGTGAAAGTAcagagaagttttttttttttaatgcagagaCTATTGCAGTAACTGTAAAGTCAGTTCTTCCTAGACCAGTTCTGGTTTGGGGGTTTTGGAGCATCAACCACTCAAAGGAGCAGGTGGTTATAGTAGCTATGGGTAAGGGTCCCAGAGCCATAAGGATGTGATATAAAAATGCACTTTACCAAGAATGTGAGACTATATCTGTATGCTACACTGACTGCCTTGGTCTATATCTATCATCTAAATCACCTCCCTCTTTCCTCAGGCTGCGTCTGTCACCCAGTCCTCAACCCACCAAGGTCACAGTGGCGCGGACCTCTGGCTCAGGCCACAGCCACACCAGCCGCCTGGTCCATTCCGCTGCCACCGCCTCCAGCAGCCGCAACTCCTCCGGCACGGGCAGCACCAAGAAGCGCCGCCTGAACGACAATGACAGTGAGACCTCCAGCATGGTGGGAGGAACTGTGACCAAGACTCGCATTAGTCAGCACGCCTCCGCCAGCGGCCGCATCACAGTGGACGAAGTTGACCTGGAGGGCAAGTTCATCCGTCTCAGCAACAAGGCCGACGAGGTAAGTGACTCTGTCTGTCAGCTGGCTTTTCAGACCATTTTAAACTGgtttaagtttaagtttcacGGTACTGAGACTGCACTCAAAAAGGTGATAATGACATGCTGCTAACCTGTGACTTCTTTGAAAGCTACAAAAATGACTCGTTACATAATAATAAGCaactaacatttttttaataatttaattaaccAATGGATGATCATGGATGGCAGAGAATGTATTCTAAGAAAGATATTATCCAACACGTTTTCGGTCTGAAAGACATTTTTCTGTCCTTCATCTCATTTTCCATTTCTCTCATGCAGGACCAATCTCTGGGCAACTGGCAGGTGAAGAGACAAGTAGGTAGTGCCACCCCCATCATCTACAAGTTTCCCCACAAGTTCACCCTGAAGGCTGGAGGAACTGTCACTGTAAGTTAGAGTTTTCtatatgtgtctgtctgttggtgTTTCCTTTGTTAATTTGACCATTATGTGCATGTTCATAAAGGCATTCTGAGTATCTGACCACTAGTAATGCCAGGAGCATGTAGGTGACTCATTGCTGCAAATGTCTTCACACTTTTTCACTGATTGACAGGTGGCAGTAATTATGTGCCAAAATACAGGAAAGAAGACTGCCAGCTAGCAAACATggatataaatattttttaaaaacggcttaatgaaaatgttttatatggAAGCAAATGCACTGAACAGGTCTGAAGGATGCACAATGCTTTTTGATGAGAAACCCAGaatgaaaaaattatttttagaaAACTCTACAGGGCACCTCTTGAAATCTTTAAtcatctgtttctttttttctgtatgtcAGTAGATTTATAATCTCTTCCACTCTCTGACCTTTGCAGATCTGGGCTGCATCTGGCGGTGGAACCCACAACCCCCCAACTGACCTGGTGTGGAAGAGCCAGAACTCCTGGGGCACCGGCGAGCTCCTGCAGACCATCCTCATCAATGCCAACGGAGAGGTCTGACTTCACCTGTGTTTCTTTGAGCTTGTCTTACATTTCTGTTCCTTTTAACTGCAATAAATTAATCAGTTTGTTGTTACTTTACCCACCATCAGGAAATGGCCATGAGGAAAGTAACACGGACCTTGTtccatgatgatgaagatgatgacatGGTACATTCCTCTTCTGTTTAGGCAACTCTTAAATAATCCACCAAATCTGAAAACACTAACACCATGCATCAGGAAAAACACAACTCTCAGCCTGCCGTGACTGCAGTGTCTCCCAGTCGAAcagtagtaagtaagtaattcaccctgtgtgtgtgtgtgtgtgtcgcgtCGCCCCCTGCAGGGAGCTCACAGCACGAGCGGTGCAGAGAACGAGTACAACTTGCGGAGCCGCAAGGTGATCTGTGACTCCTGTGGGCAGCCGTCAGAGCGTGGCTCAGGTGTTTGCAGCAGCGGGGGTCTACCTGAAGGCCTCGTGGGACATTCCTTTTTCATGGGCACCAACGAGCCCAGACAGGTACATTACTGTTGTTGTGTTACATGAACAGCAGAAATCAATTCTTGGCCCTTACGCTTCTTTACATCAATGATCTCCCCTCTGTATGTCATGGAGTAAATGTGCAAATGTATGCTGAAGACACCAGACACATCTACACTAATCAACTTACATCAGTAAATACTTAGTTACTTTAGATCCAACCTTAACTTTTAAAgactatttaaaaaaagcagtGCATTgcaattttctgttgattatATTGTATGGTTTATTATTGGATAAAACGTTATCACATTAAAAACTAAGTATAACAGCTGACcagttttcttattttctcCACATTTAATTCTGCACTGTGACACTTCTTCCTTCAGGGCCGTGCCAAGCCGGAGAACTGCTCCATCATGTAAAACCAAACAGCACCTCACGTGAACCCACCACCACCTGTAGcccacaaaaaatattttctactgTTGGGatgtatctttatttttttatatgatCTCGTCAGATTTTGTATTCAAATTTATCTGCATGTTAAATTTGCTTTGAGGTTTTGGCAAAGGGCACAGGATTTTCATAATCAAcctttgaggttttttttttttatatatatattcaagtTATGTTATTGCATGTGTGCCTCGCTAATGCTTGTACTCTATCCTGCTCTTCTTGCGccctctcacactcacacattgacacacagaCATAGAGCTCCATTGACCAGTGCTTCGATCCAAGCCGGGGTTTCACATTTAATGGCCAAGCTGTCATCACTCAACACGCACAGCTAGTGAACCCTGACAGGAATAAGTCTCTACAGCCATACAGACATCAGGAGAATGAATCCTGTGGGGTTTGTTAATCATGTTTATCGCCCATCAAATAGATTTATTTAAGATGTTGGTGATGTTGAAATTTATTTTCCTTGTTTCTTTGGAACAGTATTGTGCTAACTTTATATgctacagagaaaagaaaacttaTTTTTCTAATCTACATTAGAAAAGTCAAGGAAAGCCAAAGTGCTGTAAGCTCAGGGTgttcagcagctgttttcaccTTGGCCTTAGACAAACATGTTATAATACATTTCCTATGTGGATTTAGATGGTTGGACAGCTGTGGACACAGAGAAAGTAATTACTTGAGATGAATGTATATTTTTCTGTAATTCCCAGCTCGACCCCAGAgaaatgtattatgtttttgAACGTGTATATAAATAGGGAATTATTCTTTGCTGGATAAGTTGATTGTACCTGGTTAAATGAATCCCATATGTAGCTCAGATTGATGTACATGTAGATGGGTTGccttaattgtttttttttgtttgtttttttaaaagtaattccAAAGAGGTTTTGTCGTGAtcaaaggaaaatgtagaattTATTTTCTACGTTGGGAAAATATCTATTGAGTTTTGACTGAtaaatttggtgccatatatatatacagtttataTTTATAGGATTTCTCAGCTTATTCAACTAAATGAACACTATTCTAATATATAACTAATTGCAGCTATTAACAGAGTGCAACAGATTTATttggaaacattttaacaagCTTTTTTAGAgattataaatacaaatgtgCCTTTGGaggacagaaaaaaacccataaTCAATCCGTGTTCTTTGAGCACATGCCTCATATTGCAGTCTTGTGACTGTCAGCTGTCCTCTGGTTTGTGTTGAGGTTTTTCCTGGTCATAAGGGCTTATTTTCCCTTTCCTCTAAGCTTACTGGCTTTGCAAATCTCTAGGCATGATTTTGGGATCTGAGTAGGATTGTGGGCTTTTGTATACTTTGGCttcaaaaaaaaatacttgatagctgtttttgatattttgttttgttacttttttttttatttgtgccaCATTAGATTCTTCTTTTTTGCCTCAAGTAGATATTTGATTTTGACACTATGATTGCTAAAGTGCCTTAAAGTCCATGACAGTTGTTAGTTAAAAGAAATGGCCAGCTCCAAAGATGTTTAGTATTTGGCCTCTGTGACACATTTATAATAGACACAGACATAGCATTTATGTCATATGTACATTTGAGACAAGCTTACTGTGTGTAATATATGCAACTATTAAATGAATCATCCCTCTCAGAACAGATCACCCAAAGGGTGTGGTCAGAGTTTTTCAGAGGCCTGTTTGAATTTAAACCAGAAAGAACCTTCttccttttgtttgtgttttcttaagAAACATACAGCTGCTCTTTAACTTGTGTATGCAATGGTGGTTCAAGTTAATGAACAACCAAGACACTTATAAAATCAGATTCAAACCACAGATGTAACAAAACCTCTTGAAAGGCCTTTGTGAAATCCTGAACCCTCCCTTTTTTAAGTCTTGTTGGAGGCCTCCTGAATCATTTTAAGGACCTGAGGatttaaaatgttacagaaAGGGATTTGTTTTGAGCATTTAATGCCAAAGTTATAATTTGCTTGAAGTTTTGTCATTTCTATCATAACGATTCTGTTAAAATTATGGAAAAGCCATGCATTCAGTTGatgtaatttgttttcttttctaaaatgagtaaaattctttttttttttttccaatgacAGACTATTGTGGTTATTTCCTGTATATAGAACATTGTCATTCAAAACCAGTGATGAAAAGTGCatccatttttatttacattatatacacacatgttCCCATAGTTAGGTTAAATATTTGGccattcatataaaaaaaaaaagaaaaaaaaagctgaagCCCTACCCAGAAACTATAGCATTTAAAAGCacaatgtacattttttttgtggtaCCCTGGGGTTCTATTATGTAACTGATTTCATCCAAATTTGATACAAAATGAGCGCATATTTCCAAAAATATTTATAGAGGCAAAACCTTGGTTGACAGTTGAAAATTACAAAAAGTTACATTacgaaacaaacattttatcacCTTTACTGGTATTTGGCCTTACACATAGTTTTGGTTATTCTGTATATTTGTGGTACTCATAGTATTGAAAATTACCCCAAAATAATACGTTTGCAGTGGTTGGGGCTGAACACAAGTCAGACAGAAAATATCTGGGGGTATGGAGTTGGAAATAAGTGAgctaccagacctctgtagtcCTCATCTCTGCTTTATATTGCCAGCTCAAGGTTACATTAGCTCCTACCAACATAACACACAACTCCAGCCTGACTATCTGTGCTGTAGTTGCATTATGAGTAATGTAGGCGCCAAgttttatgattttgtttttaagtgcCCATTGTGGGTCTGACAATTACAGAGCTGCAATGACCAGTCGGTGGTGTAATCGGTTGCTGTAGGACACTACACTGACATTCATAATGCTGCTTTGATTTGGCTTGTAATTAATTCCCTGTTTGATGAtggtttattttagtttgtgcTTATGTTATGCGTATCTTTGGTCCACAGTCAATGCTTTGGTCACACAAACCCCTTAAAGACATGATCATCTTAAAATAGGGATATTCTACATTACAGTGAAGCTAACAATATCTTTCTGTATTtacaaaggtttttttttttcctgacagCAGCAATAAGCGAGCCACATTTGTGTAAACCATAGACTGACAAATGCGGCTTAAACAAACAGGGGACACGTGTATCATTGTGTGTCTAAACGCAGCATCTGGAGAAGACAGTgatgtgaatttaaaaagaaaagctgttCATCGTGGCCTTCAAGTGGTAAACAAATATTTGGTACTTTTGTGAAACAACCTGACTTCTCCAGATTCCAGAAACCCGAATATCACCAATAGAGaaacaatgttttaataacGTGTCTTAAACGCtggcaggatttttttttttgcactacTTCATTCGCTGTAGAAAATATACCTCATGTATAAGAgcacatgttttcaaaaaaaggTCCCATGAACTTTGtctctttccctttttttaaGGTTGACAAGGCTTTTTGAAGAGCAAATCAAAAGGAAGTCCAGCTGTGATCTGTTCATCCAAAGCTGCCTGTTAAAAAAGTTTGGATTCTGAAGTGatatagtaaaataaaacaaaaaacaatgtaaacattaGTCACTTTTGATgatgaagacagaagaaaatTTGAATTCTGATGAAAAGGGGCCTTTTAAACATGCACACCAGCTGATCAGTAGCAAACAAAATATGTGGAAAACTTCAATTGCAGTATGTCAAGATGAGTTCAAACACATAAGAATTCCCAAGTTGCTGCTTTTAACCATGAAGTCTTCTGGGTTATTTTTCCCATGGGAGGCAAATGCAGCTGAAGCCCCGCTGGCGTCGCCACAATCCAGCCTTCCTCACCGCAGCCTGCTGGCTCCCCAGTCTGGATGACAAGTCTGTCATGGTGAAGCAAGTACCACTTTAGGCCACAGAGGGGCAGTGTTGAGAGTTGAAAGGGGAGCATCCACTGTAAACAACAGTTAGTTGGTGGGACAGGCGCCTCGCTGCTGCTCTGTGGGTGGTCTACAGCTCTGATTGTCAGAGAAGAGTGTAAAGTTTGCTCTTTGCCCGAAATCATCCCCAAAGTAAGGAGGAGGGAaacttcctctgctgttgtgaCTGTCACTGAGGAGTTCTCCTGGGAGAGGGGGGTCGGCGGACTGGTGGCAGGTCGTAGTGTCCCGGGATGTGGCTGTTCACTGGGAGGTCGTAGTGGCTC from Micropterus dolomieu isolate WLL.071019.BEF.003 ecotype Adirondacks linkage group LG03, ASM2129224v1, whole genome shotgun sequence harbors:
- the LOC123967785 gene encoding lamin-A-like — its product is METPSQKRTSRGATSPARITRLQEKEDLCNLNDRLAVYIDKVRSLESENAVLRLRITESESSVTRDVSGMKATYEAELADARKTLDQVAKERARLQLELGKIREEHKELKARNSKKESDLEAALLRLRDLEALLNSKDASLNTAMGEKRTLEAEVKDLKAQLAKLESNLADAKRQLQDEMLRRVDAENRLQTVKEELEFQKNIYNEELRESKRRYESNVVEIDSGCQREFESKLSEALAEMRAQHEEQVRLYKEEIEKTYNSKLENARHSAERNSHMAGAAHEELQQSRVRIESMSSQLGLLQKQLSASEAKVRELEESLSRERDMMRRRLEDKEREMADIRARMLQQLEEYQELLDIKLALDMEINAYRKLLEGEEERLRLSPSPQPTKVTVARTSGSGHSHTSRLVHSAATASSSRNSSGTGSTKKRRLNDNDSETSSMVGGTVTKTRISQHASASGRITVDEVDLEGKFIRLSNKADEDQSLGNWQVKRQVGSATPIIYKFPHKFTLKAGGTVTIWAASGGGTHNPPTDLVWKSQNSWGTGELLQTILINANGEEMAMRKVTRTLFHDDEDDDMGAHSTSGAENEYNLRSRKVICDSCGQPSERGSGVCSSGGLPEGLVGHSFFMGTNEPRQGRAKPENCSIM